One window of the Sander lucioperca isolate FBNREF2018 chromosome 5, SLUC_FBN_1.2, whole genome shotgun sequence genome contains the following:
- the LOC116048266 gene encoding LOW QUALITY PROTEIN: NACHT and WD repeat domain-containing protein 2 (The sequence of the model RefSeq protein was modified relative to this genomic sequence to represent the inferred CDS: inserted 2 bases in 1 codon) yields the protein MHSRGKHMGWSPLNSTCVKLYLCSNPEDSVVERRALRESVFPKLIEHCRHTLGLEVRLIDPFESSDPSRWPDENTRQQLIKECRKSSAGPFLLALIGHEYGTASLPSQVEVSEYQLLLQESQRVGVSTQELERVYQRDENTIPPSYCLRPPHPCCPQQAEVKDEEAMRMKAKKEELRKMLQTTVSLCVHNSVMSPERAHSYYRSALDADLRFALDSSPDNDIIRRGLVYVHKVINAKRERQMKSHLQSQSEAATSDLGTTPTDGQLLSELCDNFLPGLISSSQLLXSATECDRRLGYTTARRQVYAESLCRQVYTDLVGMIDSLSILECDEGSQLADALAREQAEQEELCDVLSRLYDIIRPEEKQVRAYVEQSEQQCPLVVTGGPCTGKTVLLAHCAQQIKSWLPDCDPVVITYFCNLSIDPSPRHLLSSLCSQIAGRYHSEYSSEQNPRELDDPSCSPTANMCLSKLKERLSSLLSFMPSTEQPLVLILDGLDHIGNNFGPHIMEGLPSPLPPSVKLILAVSSKRTQVLQAINPQRGPHQCVSEGREKESGYVCVQLGLVDRKQCVKMLASLLSNSGRRVTSGQQALVNQALTSCCLTLYARLLHLHISLWHSDSDVTESSLPDSVHSSISALLDHLEQKHGSSIVARAVSYLTLSRTGLTEAELADLLSSDQKVLTEYVQQVESPSSKMRVPQIDVERLLLDLRRFLIRRTVAGSHVLFWVSRHFKLVVAKRCLGTHEVRREIHSVMADYFSGGLSCEVAKPLLLKQKFGPNKDTTQMEIHIDRQTSSQPFVFASSFNEVGRVNLRKVIELPHHLQGSDKWEELEHGLLMSLRFHQAMVQAGLLEDLVTMLEGEEWSSYFCLSRERAVLASILKSCACLLQSSPLQLPSVMETSLLPYLEVFPALEGYAREIRQERRKRGSGLEVALCPAPSSVPSIQYLKCVAKTRDVSVREAAGTECGIVAEIMDDGMAWIWKGSGCDVVKLSLSCEQKELKFAGVKSSCQFMLLSTQCNQIFLWDVTDPEMFLQVKDSLKTELSQKTLNEVEGFVAYQKLLLMWWKDENFVSVFDVSSEILTHFQCQSCVTCVVCSSNGVYMYCGQMDGTVSIFDTNTGSLLATCSNSNHNAVTSMILCEEKWEMACVDRTGSVTLWDVAAKGNSPRLVTERFTGVKSNNILNVDYSHEIDTLLVCQSHQVALWDMCDWELWDQFLAPQGRAFTQAVLSKDGHFFLALLDTCPLVLVWKVSTGDCVLSLEINKQPHKLLKMASDIVCVAHDGCLTVWDSGMIDAAGPAPKMGCGVTEVVVERTGFYTSDGSETVWRWRLETGLPYANFLHDGPVEKLRLSPDNIHLVTLSAGEIYIWQTEPGQNILRMRGSRASDVLITPNSNFGVSISERGMSRVWKLAHGSIVCSIHPYLSDAQVSPESTFLIGRRHGDLLAASLWSGLISKRFSCVESSEHVVAFRTLSEHPDFVVVMASSGAVYTWKLAEETLCRHFQLPYRFHCQPQDFQMSSDGSYTLLSTDNEAIHLLDLSQVRLCSFKAEGPVIKACLDKTGHYAAYIFRPTTTLEKNCACYLHTRPVLRVLRLADGERIGSVFLAKNPLTLVMCERQCVFVGFEDGSVGVYSIVDDTIKGEELVRGREKLNGQMKRCPFDRAFTWLPLATPNITWP from the exons ATGCACTCCAGAGGAAAACATATGGGCTGGTCTCCTTTAAATTCAACCTGTGTGAAACTTTATCTGTGCTCCAACCCAGAAG ATAGCGTTGTGGAGCGCAGAGCtctgagagagagtgtgttccCCAAATTAATAGAGCACTGTAGACACACACTCGGACTGGAAGTCAGG ttgaTAGACCCATTTGAGTCCAGTGATCCCAGTCGTTGGCCAGATGAAAACACCAGACAGCAGCTGATTAAAGAATGCAGAAAGAGCTCTGCAGGACCTTTTTTACTG GCTCTGATAGGACATGAGTATGGCACAGCCAGTCTGCCCTCCCAGGTGGAGGTGTCAGAGtaccagctgctgctgcaggagagCCAGCGGGTGGGCGTCAGCACCCAGGAGCTGGAGAGAGTGTATCAGAGGGACGAAAACACCATCCCTCCCTCCTACTGCCTGAGACCTCCACACCCCTGCTGTCCTCAG CAGGCAGAGGTTAAGGACGAAGAGGCGATGAGGATGAAGGCTAAAAAAGAAGAGCTGAGGAAGATGCTTCAGACcactgtgagtctgtgtgtccaCAACAGTGTTATGAGCCCAGAGAGAGCCCATAGCTACTACAGATCAg CCCTCGATGCAGATCTGCGATTTGCTCTGGACAGCAGTCCTGATAATGACATCATCAGACGTGGCCTTGTTTATGTCCACAAGGTCATCAACGCAAAacgagagagacagatgaaGTCACACCTTCAGTCACAGTCAGAG GCTGCTACCTCTGACCTAGGGACGACGCCCACTGATGGACAATTATTATCAGAGCTTTGTGACAACTTCCTTCCTGGTCTCATCTCTTCCTCCCAGCTTCT GTCAGCCACAGAGTGTGACCGTCGGCTTGGTTACACGACAGCCAGGAGGCAGGTCTATGCCGAGTCTCTGTGCCGGCAGGTGTACACTGACCTTGTGGGGATGATTGACAGCTTGAGCATCTTAGAATGCGATGAAGGCTCTCAGCTCGCTGATGCTTTGGCCAGAGAGCAGGCAGAGCAGGAGGAGCTGTGTGACGTCTTGTCCCGACTTTATGACATCATTCGGCCAGAGGAGAAACAG GTCAGAGCCTATGTGGAGCAGAGCGAGCAACAGTGCCCACTAGTGGTGACAGGAGGACCATGCACAGGAAAGACAGTTCTGCTGGCACACTGTGCTCAGCAG ATAAAGTCTTGGCTACCAGACTGTGATCCTGTAGTGATCACTTATTTTTGCAACCTGTCAATTGACCCTTCCCCAAGGCACCTGTTGTCGAGCCTGTGTTCTCAAATTGCCGGTAGATATCACAGTGAATATTCCTCTGAGCAGAATCCCAGAGAGCTGGACGATCCTAGCTGTAGCCCGACAGCCAACATGTGTCTGTCCAAGCTTAAAGAGCGTCTCTCatccctcctctccttcatgCCTTCCACTGAACAACCTCTGGTTCTAATCCTCGATGGCCTGGATCACATCGGAAACAACTTTGGACCTCACATCATGGAGGGCCTCCCGTCCCCGCTTCCTCCCAGCGTCAAACTCATCCTCGCAGTCTCCTCCAAACGGACACAAGTCCTGCAAGCCATCAACCCACAAAGAGGTCCACATCAGTGTGTGTCAGAGGGCAGGGAGAAGGAGtcaggatatgtgtgtgttcagctgGGATTGGTGGACAGGAAACAGTGTGTGAAGATGTTGGCGTCACTGCTGAGCAATTCAGGGAGGAGAGTGACATCAGGACAACAGGCACTGGTGAACCAGGCGCTCACTTCCTGTTGTCTGACTCTCTACGCTCGACTCCTGCACCTACACATCTCGCTCTGGCACTCTG ATTCAGATGTGACTGAGTCGTCTCTTCCTGACAGCGTCCATTCATCCATTTCTGCGCTGCTAGATCACCTCGAGCAGAAACATGGCTCCTCTATCGTGGCTCGTGCCGTCTCCTACCTCACCCTCTCCAGGACCGGGCTCACCGAGGCTGAGCTCGCCGATCTGCTATCCAGTGATCAAAAGGTGCTGACTGAGTACGTTCAGCAGGTAGAGAGCCCTTCCTCCAAAATGAGAGTCCCGCAAATCGACGTGGAGAGACTTCTGTTGGATTTGAGGAGGTTTCTCATTAGGAGGACAGTTGCAGGGTCACATGTTTTGTTCTGGGTGAGCAGGCATTTCAAGCTGGTGGTGGCTAAGAGGTGTCTAGGCACTCATGAGGTGAGGAGGGAGATTCATTCGGTGATGGCGGACTATTTCAGTGGCGGATTGTCTTGTGAAGTTGCAAAACCACTTCTTCTGAAGCAGAAATTTGGACCAAATAAGGACACCACCCAAATGGAAATACACATAGACAGGCAGACATCCAGCCAGCCATTTGTCTTCGCCTCTTCTTTCAACGAGGTTGGCCGAGTGAACTTGAGGAAGGTCATAGAATTGCCGCATCACTTGCAAGGGAGTGACAAATGGGAGGAGTTAGAGCATGGGCTATTAATGTCTTTGAGGTTTCACCAGGCCATGGTTCAAGCAGGACTCCTGGAAGATTTGGTAACCATGTTGGAAGGTGAGGAGTGGTCATCCTACTTCTGTTTGTCAAGGGAAAGAGCAGTCCTAGCAAGCATATTGAAGTCTTGTGCTTGCTTACTGCAGAGCTCCCCACTGCAGCTGCCCTCAGTGATGGAGACAAGCCTCCTGCCTTATCTGGAGGTATTTCCTGCACTCGAAGGTTATGCCAGAGAGATcagacaggagaggaggaaaagaggaagCGGTTTAGAAGTGGCGCTTTGCCCTGCTCCCTCCTCTGTTCCCTCCATTCAGTATTTAAAGTGTGTTGCCAAAACTAGGGACGTCTCTGTTAGAGAAGCAGCAGGGACAGAGTGTGGGATTGTAGCAGAGATCATGGATGATGGCATGGCTTGGATTTGGAAAGGCTCTGGATGTGATGTAGTCAAACTATCACTGAGCTGTGAGCAGAAGGAGCTGAAGTTTGCAGGAGTGAAGAGCAGCTGTCAATTCATGCTGCTTTCCACACAATGCAACCAGATTTTCTTATGGGATGTGACCGACCCAGAAATGTTTCTGCAGGTTAAGGACTCTTTGAAAACAGAGTTAAGCCAAAAAACATTAAACGAAGTTGAGGGGTTCGTTGCATATCAGAAACTTTTACTCATGTGGTGGAAAGATGAGAattttgtgagtgtgtttgacGTCTCCAGTGAGATCTTGACTCATTTCCAGTGTCAGAGTTGCGTGACCTGTGTGGTTTGCTCCTCTAATGGCGTTTACATGTACTGCGGGCAGATGGACGGCACAGTGTCCATATTTGACACCAACACCGGCAGCCTCCTGGCCACTTGTTCAAACTCAAACCACAATGCGGTCACATCAATGATCCTGTGTGAAGAGAAGTGGGAAATGGCATGTGTTGACAGGACAGGGAGTGTAACCCTTTGGGATGTGGCAGCCAAAGGAAACTCACCAAGACTTGTCACAGAAAGATTTACGGGGGTCAAATCTAATAACATCCTCAATGTAGATTACTCACATGAAATTGACACTTTATTGGTGTGTCAATCTCACCAGGTTGCACTGTGGGATATGTGTGACTGGGAGCTGTGGGACCAGTTCTTGGCTCCGCAGGGGAGGGCCTTCACTCAAGCTGTCCTCTCTAAGGATGGCCACTTTTTCCTGGCATTGTTAGACACCTGTCCCCTTGTCTTGGTTTGGAAGGTCAGTACAGGAGACTGTGTTCTATCCTTAGAAATAAACAAGCAGCCACATAAACTCCTCAAAATGGCCTCAGATATTGTTTGTGTCGCTCATGACGGCTGCCTGACAGTATGGGACTCTGGGATGATAGATGCTGCAGGACCAGCTCCGAAAATGGGGTGTGGAGTGACAGAAGTGGTGGTTGAACGAACAGGGTTCTACACCTCTGATGGGTCAGAGACAGTGTGGAGATGGAGATTAGAAACAGGACTTCCATATGCTAACTTCCTACACGACGGTCCTGTGGAAAAACTGCGTCTTTCTCCGGATAACATCCACCTTGTAACACTCTCAGCAGGGGAAATATACATTTGGCAGACAGAGCCAGGTCAGAACATCCTGCGTATGAGAGGCAGCAGAGCGTCAGACGTCCTGATCACGCCGAACAGTAACTTTGGGGTGAGTATTTCTGAACGAGGGATGTCTCGGGTTTGGAAGCTGGCACACGGGAGCATTGTGTGCAGCATACACCCGTACCTGTCTGACGCCCAGGTGTCGCCTGAGAGCACCTTCCTTATTGGCCGTCGCCATGGAGACCTGTTAGCTGCCAGTCTGTGGTCAGGCTTGATCAGCAAGCGTTTCTCCTGCGTGGAAAGCTCGGAGCATGTTGTTGCTTTCCGCACACTTTCAGAGCACCCAGACTTTGTGGTGGTGATGGCCTCCTCAGGGGCGGTGTACACCTGGAAACTAGCAGAGGAGACGCTGTGCAGGCACTTCCAGCTGCCTTATAGGTTTCACTGTCAGCCACAAGACTTCCAAATGTCCTCTGATGGGAGCTACACCCTGCTGTCCACTGATAATGAAGCCATCCACCTCTTGGACTTATCTCAGGTCAGACTGTGCTCATTCAAGGCTGAGGGTCCTGTCATTAAAGCTTGTTTGGATAAAACTGGACACTATGCTGCCTACATTTTCCGCCCTACCACCACCCTGGAGAAAAACTGCGCCTGTTACCTGCACACAAGGCCCGTCCTCAGAGTTTTACGACTCGCAGACGGGGAAAGAATAGGAAGTGTGTTTCTGGCTAAGAATCCGTTGACCCTGGTTATGTGTGAGcggcagtgtgtgtttgtgggctTTGAGGACGGTTCTGTGGGCGTGTATTCAATTGTAGATGACACCATCAAAGGGGAGGAGTTGGTCAGGGGCAGAGAGAAGTTAAATGGTCAGATGAAGCGCTGCCCTTTTGACAGAGCATTCACCTGGTTACCACTAGCAACCCCCAATATCACATGGCCTTAA